From the genome of Actinomycetota bacterium:
TCGGCGGCGACGAGCACACGTGGGCCCTCGCCGGTCTCTTCCACGACCTGGACCAGGACGAGACGCACCACGACCTCTCCATCCACGGATACACCACGGCCCAGTGGCTCCGGCCGTTGGGCGTCGACGAGCAGGTCGTGAACGCGGCCCTCGCGCACGCCCATCCCGAGTACCGGACGGACCTGATGTCCAAGGCGATCGTGCACGCCGATGCCATCTCGGGACTGCTCGTGGCCGTCGCGCTCGTTCGTCCGGAGAAGGCTCAGGGGATGAAGGTCTCCTCCGTCCGCAAGAAGCTGAAGGACCGCGCGTTCGCGCCCGGAGTCGCCCGCGAGGACATCACCGGCGTCACCGACTCCATCGGGCTCGAGCTCGACGAGTTCATCGCTCTCGGCATCGAGGGCCTGCAGCTCGTCGCCGACGAGATAGAGCTCTAGTGCGCCACGCATTCGCCGAGCTCGTCCAGGGTCTCCCCGCGCCCCTCGCCACCGTCGTCCTG
Proteins encoded in this window:
- a CDS encoding HD domain-containing protein, whose amino-acid sequence is MDREQALGLVRERTSKETTVRHLISVEGIMRRLGRHFGGDEHTWALAGLFHDLDQDETHHDLSIHGYTTAQWLRPLGVDEQVVNAALAHAHPEYRTDLMSKAIVHADAISGLLVAVALVRPEKAQGMKVSSVRKKLKDRAFAPGVAREDITGVTDSIGLELDEFIALGIEGLQLVADEIEL